In Chitinophaga sp. HK235, a single window of DNA contains:
- a CDS encoding FAD-dependent oxidoreductase gives MTNETLDIAIIGGGVSGVYSAWKLKEKYGDKKKIAVFEGSDHIGGRLLSVRPPGIDNMIAELGGMRILEDVQPLIKALIDVLNSKLPAAEQITLYPFPVDEPQNIAYLRGKYLRLEDFTKDPAKVPYVLPEGEYGKTPGAIIVEAIEKAVPGIVEATDAERREMVKTAKYDGVPLYQWGFWNLLYMVMSSEGYQFNLDAGGYDSTLVNWNAADAIPWYLSDFGVAPVYKGFTNGFQQVPITLARLFEEMGGTITLNKKLEGFEWRDGYFELYFGQETVIAKELILAMPRRSLDLLAPNCPKLQEIKPLIASVTGRPLFKLFSTYDSPWWTEIVSAPPYPPIVAGRTVTDIPVRQTYYWPADNGEPVTQGKAMLLASYDDGDNTGFWDGLRAQRSLAWRIGRAKTLTDPYVGKDDKLGVRKGLAMFGLNQDWTQYSAPRRMVEELSRQLAQVHDIERTPLVKSAAYRDWGEDPYGGGWNSWNIGVKSWEVRDKIAHPLADCPMFICGEAYSDAQGWVEGALQTADIMLKKLIEQPVPVMMK, from the coding sequence ATGACAAACGAAACACTGGATATCGCTATCATTGGCGGCGGCGTTTCCGGCGTGTACAGCGCCTGGAAACTGAAAGAGAAATATGGCGACAAAAAAAAGATCGCCGTTTTTGAAGGCTCTGACCATATCGGTGGCCGGCTGCTGTCGGTAAGACCTCCCGGCATCGACAACATGATAGCAGAGCTGGGCGGCATGCGTATACTCGAAGATGTACAACCCCTTATTAAAGCGTTGATCGATGTGCTGAACAGCAAACTGCCGGCAGCAGAGCAGATCACGCTGTATCCCTTCCCGGTAGACGAGCCACAGAATATCGCCTATCTCCGTGGCAAATACCTGCGCCTGGAAGACTTCACCAAGGACCCTGCGAAGGTACCTTACGTGTTGCCTGAAGGTGAATACGGCAAGACCCCTGGCGCCATTATCGTGGAAGCCATCGAAAAAGCTGTTCCCGGCATCGTGGAAGCCACTGATGCAGAACGGCGCGAGATGGTGAAGACCGCCAAATATGACGGCGTACCGCTTTACCAATGGGGCTTCTGGAACCTGCTGTATATGGTAATGAGCAGTGAAGGCTACCAGTTTAACCTGGATGCCGGCGGCTACGACTCTACGCTGGTCAACTGGAACGCTGCCGACGCCATCCCCTGGTACCTGTCAGACTTTGGTGTTGCTCCTGTGTACAAAGGCTTTACCAATGGCTTCCAACAGGTGCCGATCACACTGGCAAGACTGTTTGAAGAGATGGGCGGCACCATTACCCTCAACAAAAAGCTGGAAGGCTTTGAGTGGAGAGACGGCTACTTTGAGCTCTACTTCGGTCAGGAGACCGTTATCGCCAAGGAGCTGATCCTGGCTATGCCCCGGCGTTCGCTCGACCTGCTGGCGCCCAACTGCCCCAAACTGCAGGAGATAAAGCCACTGATCGCCAGCGTTACCGGCAGGCCCTTATTCAAACTCTTCAGCACCTACGACAGTCCCTGGTGGACAGAGATTGTGAGCGCCCCGCCATATCCTCCGATAGTGGCAGGCCGCACTGTAACAGACATCCCCGTAAGGCAAACCTATTACTGGCCGGCAGACAACGGGGAGCCTGTAACGCAGGGAAAAGCCATGCTGCTCGCCAGTTATGACGATGGCGACAATACCGGTTTCTGGGATGGGCTCCGCGCACAACGTTCACTCGCATGGCGTATCGGCAGAGCCAAAACGCTGACAGATCCCTATGTCGGCAAAGACGACAAACTGGGCGTCCGCAAAGGCCTGGCCATGTTTGGCCTGAACCAGGACTGGACCCAGTATTCTGCCCCCAGAAGGATGGTGGAAGAACTATCCCGTCAGCTTGCCCAGGTACATGACATCGAACGTACCCCGCTGGTAAAAAGCGCTGCCTATCGTGACTGGGGTGAAGATCCCTATGGTGGCGGCTGGAACAGCTGGAATATCGGCGTTAAGAGCTGGGAAGTGAGAGATAAAATCGCTCATCCGCTCGCTGACTGTCCGATGTTCATCTGCGGAGAAGCCTACTCCGACGCCCAGGGCTGGGTAGAAGGCGCACTGCAGACGGCAGATATCATGCTGAAAAAGCTGATAGAACAGCCGGTACCAGTCATGATGAAATAA
- a CDS encoding copper resistance protein NlpE N-terminal domain-containing protein, whose translation MNKASFFPAFCIVAAAMMIACKGGNTTKKEEPNAMANTPAPAMETAAFNAGVFKGTIPGGTTKRDVSITFNTDSTFSLKEAYLSKEGKPEHEMENIGKWSYNSQSKEIALAYRNLADRGTTFTVIDDNTIQMHDRSMQTPMTSGPEYNLRRQ comes from the coding sequence ATGAACAAAGCAAGCTTTTTTCCCGCTTTCTGTATTGTTGCTGCCGCTATGATGATTGCCTGTAAAGGAGGCAATACCACAAAAAAAGAAGAACCCAATGCTATGGCCAACACTCCTGCACCTGCAATGGAAACGGCCGCCTTTAATGCCGGCGTATTCAAAGGGACCATTCCCGGTGGTACCACCAAACGCGACGTTTCTATCACCTTCAACACCGACTCTACTTTCAGTCTGAAAGAGGCCTATCTTTCCAAAGAAGGCAAGCCGGAACACGAAATGGAGAATATTGGCAAATGGAGCTACAACAGCCAGTCAAAGGAAATTGCACTCGCCTACAGAAACCTGGCAGACAGAGGCACCACCTTTACAGTTATCGATGACAATACTATCCAGATGCATGACCGCAGTATGCAAACCCCGATGACTTCCGGGCCGGAATACAATTTACGCCGGCAGTAA
- a CDS encoding SMR family transporter, translated as MMKYLLLSIAIVAEVIATSALKASEGFTRLWPSVLVVLGYSIAFYCLSVTLKQIPLGIAYAIWSGLGIVLISIIGLVAFKQKLDTPAIIGLLFIIAGVIIVNVFSKSSVH; from the coding sequence CTGATGAAATATTTACTGTTATCCATCGCCATTGTAGCGGAAGTGATTGCCACTTCAGCACTGAAAGCTTCTGAGGGCTTCACCCGCTTATGGCCTTCGGTGCTGGTGGTACTGGGGTATAGCATTGCCTTTTATTGTTTAAGTGTTACCTTAAAACAGATACCCTTAGGCATAGCCTACGCTATCTGGTCGGGCCTTGGCATTGTACTGATATCCATCATTGGCCTGGTAGCGTTCAAGCAGAAGCTGGACACTCCTGCTATTATTGGTTTGCTGTTTATCATTGCAGGTGTCATTATTGTGAATGTATTTTCCAAATCATCTGTTCACTAG